In Phoenix dactylifera cultivar Barhee BC4 chromosome 11, palm_55x_up_171113_PBpolish2nd_filt_p, whole genome shotgun sequence, the following are encoded in one genomic region:
- the LOC103719816 gene encoding uncharacterized protein LOC103719816, which translates to MMELSSSSFDSGHHRRDRLDSAIMSTISGRGARVDPGTGGAKTIEEDFSLPILLAERVRKAVGEAESFKSECAELGRQADLLAGMLRAAVRRLSAIPNPYERPARRIAAQTSKSLDRALSLARRCRRAGVIRRVVSITTGSADFRKALALLDASLGDLRWLLSIYSFDDLSDGGGGGGGLVLSLPPIASTDPILSWVWSCVAAVQMAARPSDRAEAATSLANLALDSRRNKKIIIEEGGVPPLLALLRDGAASLDAQIAAAAALTNLSADCELVSLIVADLAVPVVVQVLADAPMRLQARLAVLVARMAAHDPVAQEEFARENAIRPLVSLLSFELPLDDASPNSKKPTSLHSLVRINRESAANSPNLPNGKGVLASRDQHPHPPYYYYHHHRKERENESPEVKLQLKVACSEALWMLSRNCVSNSRKITETKGLLCLSKLLEREKGELQFNCLMTVMEIATAAESDADLRRSAFKMNSPAAKSAVEQLLRVAQEGSSPSLQIPAIKSLGSLARTFPARETRALRPLVAQLGHWNPDVAAEAAIALGKFASPENFLCVEHSKAIMEFEGVPPLMRLLRPGEKAQLPGLVLLCYLALHVPSNEALERAKALGTLESVSRSAVAQHASLKELLPKAIYQLELYRAEGHTRIDIDQDSL; encoded by the coding sequence ATGATGGAgttgtcctcctcctccttcgacTCCGGTCACCACCGGAGAGACAGGCTGGACTCGGCGATCATGTCCACGATCAGCGGCCGTGGCGccagagtcgaccccggcaccgGCGGCGCGAAGACCATCGAGGAGGATTTCTCCCTTCCGATCCTCCTCGCCGAGCGGGTCCGCAAGGCCGTGGGCGAGGCCGAGTCCTTCAAGTCCGAGTGCGCCGAGTTGGGCCGCCAAGCCGACCTCCTCGCCGGCATGCTCCGTGCCGCCGTCCGCCGCCTCTCAGCCATCCCCAACCCGTACGAGCGCCCGGCCCGCCGCATCGCTGCCCAGACCTCCAAGTCCCTCGACCGCGCCCTCTCCCTTGCCCGCCGATGCCGCCGCGCCGGCGTGATCCGTCGCGTCGTCTCCATCACCACCGGCTCCGCCGACTTCCGCAAGGCCCTTGCCCTCCTCGACGCCTCCCTCGGCGATCTCCGCTGGCTCCTCTCCATCTACTCCTTCGACGACCTCTCCGACGgtggcggaggcggcggcggcctcgtcctctccctcccccccatCGCCTCCACCGACCCCATCCTCTCCTGGGTCTGGTCCTGCGTCGCAGCCGTCCAGATGGCCGCCCGCCCCTCCGACCGCGCCGAGGCCGCCACCTCCCTCGCCAACCTCGCCCTCGACAGCCGCCGCAACAAGAAGATCATCATCGAGGAGGGCGGCGTCCCGCCGCTGCTCGCCCTACTCCGCGACGGCGCCGCCTCCCTCGACGCCCAGATcgctgccgccgccgccctcACCAACCTCTCCGCCGACTGCGAACTCGTCTCCCTCATCGTCGCGGACCTCGCCGTCCCCGTCGTGGTCCAGGTCCTCGCCGACGCCCCGATGCGCCTCCAAGCCCGCCTAGCCGTCCTTGTCGCCCGGATGGCCGCCCACGACCCCGTCGCCCAGGAGGAGTTCGCCCGCGAGAACGCCATCCGCCCCCTGGTCTCCCTCCTCTCCTTCGAGCTTCCCCTCGACGACGCCTCCCCCAATTCCAAGAAGCCCACCAGTCTCCACTCCCTCGTCCGGATCAATCGCGAGTCCGCGGCCAATTCCCCTAATCTCCCAAACGGGAAAGGCGTCTTGGCCTCTCGCGACCAGCACCCCCACCCCCCCTACTACTACTACCACCACCACCgcaaggagagagagaacgaGAGCCCCGAGGTGAAGCTCCAGCTCAAGGTGGCGTGCTCCGAGGCCCTGTGGATGCTCTCGCGGAATTGCGTTTCGAACAGCCGCAAGATCACTGAGACCAAGGGCCTGCTCTGCCTCTCCAAGCTCCTTGAGCGGGAGAAAGGCGAGCTTCAGTTCAATTGCCTGATGACAGTGATGGAGATTGCCACCGCTGCCGAGTCCGACGCCGACCTCCGCCGCTCGGCTTTCAAGATGAACTCTCCGGCCGCCAAATCGGCTGTGGAGCAGCTCCTGAGGGTAGCGCAGGAGGGGAGCAGTCCGTCGCTCCAGATTCCAGCCATTAAGTCTCTTGGCTCATTGGCACGGACTTTCCCTGCCCGGGAGACTCGGGCCCTGCGGCCGCTTGTTGCTCAGCTCGGACATTGGAATCCAGATGTGGCTGCCGAGGCAGCAATTGCTTTAGGGAAGTTTGCCAGCCCTGAGAATTTTCTCTGCGTGGAGCACTCCAAGGCTATCATGGAGTTTGAGGGGGTGCCTCCATTAATGAGACTGCTGCGGCCGGGCGAGAAGGCTCAGTTGCCGGGGCTGGTTCTGCTCTGTTACTTGGCATTGCATGTACCCAGCAATGAAGCTCTGGAACGTGCAAAAGCATTGGGGACTCTCGAGTCGGTCAGTCGTAGTGCTGTGGCGCAGCATGCTTCTCTGAAAGAGTTGCTTCCCAAAGCTATATACCAGCTTGAGCTTTACCGTGCTGAAGGGCATACTCGCATAGATATAGACCAAGATTCACTGTGA